A stretch of Paenibacillus sp. URB8-2 DNA encodes these proteins:
- a CDS encoding HU family DNA-binding protein encodes MNKTDLINNISEKNGLAKKDVELVLSGLLGEITEALASGDKVQLIGFGTFETRKRSGRTGRNPQTGTTIDIPESTVPAFKAGNKLKEAVN; translated from the coding sequence ATGAACAAAACAGATCTGATCAACAACATCTCCGAGAAAAACGGATTGGCCAAAAAGGACGTGGAGCTTGTGCTGAGCGGACTCCTTGGCGAAATTACCGAGGCTCTGGCGAGTGGTGACAAAGTACAGCTGATCGGCTTCGGCACTTTTGAAACGCGCAAGCGCTCCGGACGTACCGGCCGCAATCCGCAAACGGGCACAACGATTGATATTCCTGAATCGACAGTTCCGGCGTTCAAGGCCGGCAACAAGCTTAAAGAAGCCGTCAATTAA
- a CDS encoding RNA-binding S4 domain-containing protein, with the protein MRLDKFLKVSRLIKRRTVAKDVSEQGRVLINGKESKPSSSVKIGDEITVQFGQKLVTVRVEKLVETTRKDEAAGMYTLLREEPIAKSNGLDW; encoded by the coding sequence ATGCGTCTAGACAAATTTTTGAAAGTGTCCCGCCTGATCAAGCGCCGTACGGTGGCCAAGGATGTGTCCGAACAAGGCCGGGTGCTGATTAACGGGAAAGAGTCGAAGCCGAGCAGCAGTGTGAAAATCGGCGACGAGATTACGGTTCAATTCGGTCAAAAGCTGGTAACAGTCCGCGTGGAGAAGCTGGTCGAAACGACCCGCAAAGACGAGGCGGCCGGTATGTATACGCTGTTGCGCGAAGAGCCGATTGCCAAGAGCAACGGTCTGGACTGGTAA
- the yabQ gene encoding spore cortex biosynthesis protein YabQ, translated as MNPAVQWITLLYMIVAGLSMGLAFDGYRVVSLKLRFPGWLNAALDLLYWLASALIVFRLLYAGNQGQLRFYAFVGLFLGVWAYFLFFSVTVQKFVVMLIQTVGWIWKLLVKLLGILIGMPLLWLWKLALGIVRLLGRILVFMLKLLLWLTKPLWIFPVRWLSPVYRRLLSSAPITKLTEFIAAKRKR; from the coding sequence ATGAATCCGGCCGTCCAGTGGATAACGCTGCTGTATATGATCGTCGCCGGGTTGTCGATGGGCCTGGCCTTCGACGGCTACCGGGTGGTGTCGCTCAAGCTGCGGTTTCCCGGATGGCTGAACGCGGCGCTCGATCTTCTCTATTGGCTGGCATCGGCTCTCATTGTGTTCCGTTTGCTGTACGCGGGTAATCAGGGGCAGCTGCGCTTCTATGCTTTTGTCGGATTATTTCTGGGTGTGTGGGCTTATTTTTTATTCTTCAGTGTCACGGTGCAGAAATTTGTGGTAATGTTAATTCAAACGGTGGGATGGATATGGAAGCTGCTGGTAAAGCTGCTGGGAATCCTGATCGGAATGCCTCTGCTGTGGCTATGGAAGCTGGCGCTGGGAATTGTGCGGCTGCTTGGCCGAATCTTGGTCTTTATGCTCAAGCTGCTGCTTTGGCTGACCAAGCCGCTCTGGATTTTTCCCGTCAGATGGTTGTCCCCGGTATATCGCAGGCTTCTAAGCAGTGCTCCGATCACCAAATTAACGGAATTTATTGCCGCAAAAAGAAAACGCTGA
- the yabP gene encoding sporulation protein YabP — MIEPGRTVKQHDINMRSRKAVDLTGVQNVESFDSGEFLLQTELGTLSIRGSHLHIKNLSLENGLLSLEGNVHSLIYLDPGAKGKNKGLLGKLFK; from the coding sequence ATGATCGAACCTGGAAGAACCGTCAAGCAGCATGATATAAATATGCGCAGCCGCAAGGCAGTGGATTTAACGGGCGTGCAAAATGTGGAGAGCTTTGACAGCGGGGAGTTTCTGCTTCAGACGGAGCTTGGGACGCTGAGCATTCGCGGCAGCCATTTACATATCAAGAACCTCAGTCTGGAGAATGGGCTGCTGTCGCTGGAAGGGAACGTCCATTCTTTGATTTACCTTGATCCGGGAGCAAAGGGTAAGAATAAAGGGCTGCTCGGCAAGCTGTTCAAATGA
- the mazG gene encoding nucleoside triphosphate pyrophosphohydrolase: MSARLTVVGLGSGNPDRLTLGIVNKLRGASKVYVRTKEHPAMKALTELGVESQSFDELYESFSSFPEVYEAITLKLIEEACSGDNAEEIVYAVPGHPMVAESAVSKLRLRCAEEGIDLSILGGESFLDEAFVRLGFDPIEGFQLLDASGISRSQLRPELHTLIGQVYDTFTASEAKLCLMELYPPEYEVVVGHALGVDGEERIVKVPLYELDRQEGYGNLSLIYIPADRSESLRNRTFARLHEIVGILRSPEGCPWDREQTHESLRKNLIEETYEVLETIDEDDPEHMKEELGDLLLQIMLHSQMEEELGTFDVFDVIEGLTGKLIFRHPHVFGDKDAQDAEAALQNWEGMKAEEKRRKGIKPESESALSGVPRDLPALMKAYKLQKKASKVGFDWDNIRDVLAKIGEELDELTEAIDGGAPAEEQMAELGDLLFAATNAARFIGADPEEALTRTNRKFVERFHYIERRLKDKGTAPKDSSLEEMEALWQEAKTEERAKR, from the coding sequence ATGAGCGCAAGATTAACGGTGGTCGGGCTTGGCTCCGGCAATCCGGACCGGCTGACGCTGGGCATAGTGAACAAGCTGCGTGGGGCTTCCAAAGTCTACGTCCGCACCAAGGAGCATCCCGCGATGAAGGCACTTACGGAACTGGGTGTGGAATCTCAATCCTTCGATGAGCTGTACGAATCCTTTTCGTCTTTTCCCGAAGTCTATGAAGCGATTACCTTGAAGCTGATCGAGGAAGCGTGCTCGGGCGATAATGCCGAGGAAATCGTCTACGCCGTTCCCGGACATCCGATGGTTGCGGAATCCGCCGTTTCAAAGCTTCGCCTTCGCTGCGCGGAAGAGGGGATCGACTTAAGCATTCTTGGAGGCGAGAGCTTCCTTGACGAGGCGTTTGTGCGTCTTGGCTTCGACCCGATCGAGGGCTTTCAGCTGCTGGATGCTTCCGGAATTTCGCGCTCCCAGCTTCGGCCTGAACTGCATACGCTGATCGGACAGGTGTATGACACTTTTACCGCCTCAGAGGCGAAGCTGTGCTTGATGGAGCTGTACCCGCCGGAATACGAGGTGGTGGTCGGCCATGCGCTCGGCGTGGATGGAGAAGAGCGGATCGTTAAAGTCCCGCTGTACGAATTGGACCGCCAGGAGGGGTACGGCAATCTGTCGCTGATCTATATTCCGGCGGACCGCTCCGAAAGCTTGCGGAACCGCACCTTTGCCCGGCTGCATGAAATTGTCGGCATTTTGCGCAGTCCGGAGGGCTGTCCTTGGGACCGCGAACAGACCCATGAGTCGCTCCGCAAAAATCTGATCGAGGAAACCTACGAGGTGCTCGAAACGATTGATGAGGACGATCCCGAGCATATGAAGGAAGAGCTGGGCGATCTGCTGCTGCAGATTATGCTGCATTCCCAGATGGAGGAAGAACTTGGCACATTCGATGTGTTCGATGTCATTGAAGGGCTGACCGGCAAGCTTATTTTCCGCCATCCCCATGTCTTTGGCGACAAGGATGCTCAGGATGCCGAGGCCGCGCTGCAGAACTGGGAAGGCATGAAGGCCGAGGAGAAGCGGCGCAAAGGGATCAAGCCGGAGTCGGAGTCCGCGCTAAGCGGCGTTCCCCGTGATCTGCCGGCGCTCATGAAGGCGTACAAGCTGCAGAAAAAAGCGTCCAAGGTCGGCTTCGACTGGGACAACATCCGGGATGTGCTCGCCAAGATTGGCGAAGAGCTGGACGAGCTGACGGAAGCGATCGATGGCGGCGCCCCGGCGGAGGAGCAGATGGCGGAGCTCGGCGACCTTCTGTTCGCGGCGACCAACGCCGCCCGGTTTATCGGAGCCGATCCGGAAGAAGCACTGACCCGCACCAACCGCAAATTTGTCGAACGGTTCCATTACATCGAACGCCGTTTGAAGGACAAAGGAACTGCTCCAAAGGACAGCAGTCTGGAGGAAATGGAAGCCTTATGGCAGGAGGCCAAGACCGAAGAACGAGCGAAGCGGTAA